The Tautonia plasticadhaerens nucleotide sequence GGACGAGGTCCTCTCGGCCCTCGGCATCTCGCCCCCGCCCCGGGGGGATGACCAGGAGGCCGGCACCGCGCCGTCGGGATGGGAGGGAGGTCTTTGAGCGCGTTGACCCTCGGGGCGATCGGCCTCGCCACCCTGGCGGTGGCCGCCTGGAACATCCTGGCGGTCCTCGTCTCCCGGGCCCTGCTGACCTACTCCCGGAGCCAGCTCGAAGCCGTCTGCGAGGCACGGGGCCGCCCCGACCTCGCCGACGAGATCGAGGGGGACTGGGAGCGGGCCGAGCGCTCGACCTCCGTCCATGCCACCGTCTCCGGCCTGCTCCTGCTCGCGCTGCTCGGCCTCGCCGCGTCGAAATGGCCGGCCGGGGCCGGGGCCTCGGGGATGATCGCCGCCTGGGTCGTCGTCGGCCTCACGCTGCGGGTCGGCGCCGGGGTGGCGGGGCGGGTCTTCGCCGAGTCGCTGCTGGAACGGGCCTGGCCGGCGGCCCGCCTGCTCATCCGGTCGGCCTCCCCGGCGCTGCTCGCCGGCTCGGCGTTGGAGTCGGCCGTCAAACGCCGACGCCGGGGCCCCCGCAGGCTCGACCGGCCCCGGCCGGTGAGCGTCGAGGTCGAGATCCGCTCCCTCGGCGCCGAGCACGACGCCGAGCACGAGCTGACCGAGTCGACCCGGGAACGCCTCGAACGCCTCGTCGAGCTGGACCGCCGGGACGTGGGAGAGCTGATGGTCCCCCGCTCGGCCATGATCGCCCTGCCCGCCTCCTCGCTCGCCCCCGAGGCCGCCCGGGCCATCGTCGGTTCCGGCCACAGCCGCATCCCGCTCTTCGGCGAGAGCCGGGACGACATCGTCGGCGTCCTCTACGCCAAGGACCTGTTCACCGAGCTGGTCGACGGCTCCCCGATCGACTCGATCCGCCCCCGACGCCTCGCCCGGCAGCCCCTCCGCGTGCCCGAGACCAAGCGCGCCTCCGACCTGATCGACGAGATGCGCCGCCATCGCGTCCACCTGGCGATCGTCCTGGACGAGTACGGCGGGGTCGCCGGGCTGGTCACGCTCGAAGACCTGCTCGAGGAGATCGTCGGCCCGATCGACGACGAGTACGACATCCCCACCCCCGAGGACCCGCTGGTCTCGATCTCCGACTCGCTCTTCGAGGTCGACGCCGGCATGAGCCTCGAAGACGTAAACGACCGGCTCGACCTGGACCTGCCCACCGACGCCGACTACCAGACCATCGGCGGCTTCGCCTTCAACGCCCTGGGACGCCTGCCCGAGCCGGGCGTCTCCTTCGTCGACCGGGGGGTCGAATTCACGGTCGTCGAGGTGGGCGACCACTCGATCCGCCGGGTCCGGATCGACCTGAGGCCGGGCGCAAGCCTGGAGAAGTCGGTCGGCTGACGGGGGCCCCGAGGGTCCAAGCCTCGGAGTTCCTCCCCGGGGACAAGGAGGAAGATAGATCTTATGAATGTGCGAATGCGCATCCGCATCTGGATGGTGCTCGTCCTGCTCGTGTTGGTCGGCTTGATCCTCTCCCCGTTCGCGGCCGACCGGCGGGAGGCGTCCCGGAGGAAAGCGGAGAAGGATCGCTGGAACCTGAGGATCGCCCGGGCCGAGCGGATCGCGCGGGAAGTCCTGGAGCGGAAGGGGTGGGACGTGGATTGGCAGGCCGTGGATGGTTATCCCGGAGGCGCCGATTCCTGTCACGTCTACATCCAGTCCGTCGGGGGCGGCGTGGAGCGGGTCATCGTACCCCATGTCGAGGACGAACCCTTGATAGTCCTTCTCCATGAAATCGGTCCCCGATCGGGCGATCGGTCCCGCGTGCGGATCGCCCGGGATGATCTGAGCATCATTGGGCGCCACAGGGCCGAATAGCCGTGGCCGCCATCCGGACCCTCGCCCTGGTGATCCGCTCGGTCGACGTCTTCGAGACCAGCCGGGTGCTCACGCTGTTCACCCGGGAGCTGGGCAAGGTCTCGGCGCTGGCGAAGGGGGCGAGGCGGCTCAAGTCGCCGTTCCAGTCCGGGCTTGACCTGCTGAGCGTCTGCGATATCGTACTGCTCCACAAGGCGTCCGATGCGCTCGACCTGCTGACCGAGGCGGTCCTGGACGAGCGTTACGAGGCCCTCCACCGCGACACGGCGGCCCTCTACGCCGGCTGCTACGTCGCCGAACTGCTGGACGCCCTGACCGATCGCCACGACCCGCACCCGAGGCTCTTCGACGCGACCCGGGTGACCCTGCGTCACCTGGGGGACCCCGTCTCTCGCCCGAGCCGAGTCATCCGGTTCGAGCTGGCCTGTCTCCGGGAGTTGGGTTTGATGCCGGCCCTCGACACCTGCGTCCACTGCGGTCGAGTCCCCTCGCCCGACCGGGGCGACCGGGTCGCCTTCGGCCTGGCCACCGGGGGCGTGCTCTGCCCCGAGTGCCGCCCGGGCCAGCCCCACGTCGCGACGCTCTCGGGCCCGACGCTCCGGGCCATCCGCGCCCTCGCCTCCCCCGGCGACGCCTGGAAGGCCACCTGGGGGGACCCGGAGGGCCTGGCCCCGGTCCGGGCCACCGTGGGGGCGGTCATCAGCCACCTCATCGGCCGGAGGCCGAGGCTCTTGCCCTTCGTCTGACCGGCCGGATCGCGACGCGGCCCCCCCCGCGTCCCCGACCTCCCCGGGACGACGGATCGATCCCGGGCCCAGCCCGGACGAGGCGAGGCCACGTCCGAGGGCGCCGGCCCCGAGGCGAACCAATCAGTCGGAGCGAGACACGGATGTCCGAGCCCCTGAATCGATCCCGAGCCCTCCGGGCACTCCTCGGCCTGCTGACGATGGCCCTGGCGTCCACCGGATGCCAGGGCGGGTCGTCCCCCGGGCTCCGGGGCGCCCTCGGGTCCATCCCCCCGTTCGCCTCGAAGGCCCCGGACGAAGGCGAGAGCCGCACCCTTCTCTCCCGATGGATCGGCGAGCCGAGGGCCGACGGCCAGGTCGCCCGGACCGGGGGCCTGGTCCTCCGCCCCGACGGCTGGGCCCGCAAGGACGACGACGCCCCGGGGGACGACGCCCGGGCCGCCGAGTTCGAGGCCGCCGAGCAGCTCTACCTCCAGGGCGACCTCGACGCCGCCGAGCGCGCCTTCGCCCGGATCGCCCGCAAGGAACGCCGATCCGACGGCCTGACCCTCTTCAAGGACACCATGTCCTCGATCCCCGGACTGGAGGACTACGACCGCCGCAGCTCCTCCTGGGGGATGAGGGCGCTCTACTACCTCGGCGAGATCCGGTTCCGCAAGGGGAACTACGTCGGCGCCCATGACACGTTCGAGGAGCTGGTCAAGGACTACCCCGGCACCCCGAACCTGGACGACGCCGTGGCCCGGGAGTTCGAGATCGCCCAGATCTGGCTCAACCAGGCCCGCCCCGCCGACGACCGCGAACCCCTGCCCTGGCACTCCCGGATCAAGGGCGGCCTGCCGCTGATCGACTCCGGCGGCCATGCCGTCGCCGTGCTGGAGCACGTCCGCCAGAACGACCCGACCGGGCCGCTGGCCGACGACGCCGTCAAGCTGATCGCCGACCACTACGCCGCCTCCGGAGACCACGAGACGGCCGCCTTCTACTACGACCAGCTCGCCAGCGACCACCCCAAGAGCCCGATGCTGCACGACGCCCTGGTCTCCAGCGTCGACTCCAAGATCAACGCCTACATCGGCCCCGAGTACGACTTCTCCGGCCTCGCCGAGGCCCGAGAGACCGCCCGACGGGCCATGCAACTCTTCCCCGAACGCCGGACCAGCACCGAGGACGGCGACGACCTCTACCACACGCTCGACCTGATCGCCGACCAGGACGCCGAGCGCGACTTCAAGTACGGCGAGTACTTCCGGAGCGCCGGCTACGTCATCTCGGCCGAGTACTACTTCGGCGGGATCGTCCAGAAGTGGCCCAAGAGCCCCTGGGCCGAGAGGGCGAAGGCCCAGCTCGCCGAGCTGGCCGAGATGCCCCGGGAGGAGTCGAAGCCGCTGAAGATGATGACCCAGCCCGGCGCCACCGACCCCTTCTCCCAGGGGATCAGCTCCGGCAACTCCGGCTCCGTCGGGCCCGGCGGCGGCATCGGGCCGTGAGCCCGGCCTGACGGATCGGCTGCACGTTGCTCGCCCCCCGAGGCGACCGGCCCCCGGCCGGCGCAGGAGGCCCCAGATGGCTCGACCCGGCCGCTTCGCCCTTTTCGCCGCGATCGCCTGCCTCTCGGCGGGGACGACCGGCTGCGGCTACTCGCTCCGCGCCCCCTACGACGAGACGATCCGGACGGTCTACGTGCCGATCTTCCGCTCCTTCTCCTTCCGGGAGGATATCAACATCCGCCTCCAGGAGGAGGTGGTCAAGGAGATCGAGCGGCGGACCCCGTACCGCGTGGTCGACTCGATCGAGCAGGCCGACACCGTCCTCTCGGGCACCGTTCTGTTCACGACCAAGTACACGACCGTCGTGAACCCGAACAACCTGCCCCGCCAGCTCTTCGCCGACCTGACCGTGGAGGCGAGCTGGGAGGACGTCCGCCCCGAGGCCCAGCTCGACCGGGACGAGGACTACGAGCCCCCCAAGGTCCAGATCTACCAGTCGGTCCCCTTCTTCATCGAGCCCGGCGAGACGACCTTCCTCGCCTACCAGGAAGCGATTCGCCGGACGGCGGTCGACATCGTTAACATGATGGAGGAGCCCTGGTGAGCCACCGGGATGCCCCGAATCGGCCGACCGCCGTCGGCCGGGGGGGCCCGGCGCCGGGGCGGTCGATCGCGAGGCGGGGCGAGCGGTGTCGGGACTCGTCGTGTTGCTCGGCTTCGTGCTGATCTGCGCCTTCCTCGGCCTGGCCGACTGGACGCTCCCCGATCGGGTTGTCCGACGCCCGGCGGTGATGGGCATTCTTAACCTCACCCCCGACAGCTTCTCCGACGGCGGCCTCGACGACGGGCCCGAGGCGGCGGTCGCCCGGGCCGAGTCGCTCGTCGCCGAGGGCGCCGACCTGCTCGACCTCGGCGGCGAGTCCAGCCGCCCCGGCGCCGATCCGGTCGCCGTCGACGAGGAGATCCGCCGGGTCCTCCCCGTGGTCGAGGCGCTTGCCGGCCGGGTCGGGGTCCCGCTCTCGATCGACACGACCAAGGTGCAGGTGGCCGAGCGGGCCCTCCGCGCCGGGGCCTCGGTCATCAACGACATCCGGGGGATGTGGGGGGACGACGCCCTGGCCCGGCTCGTGGCCGAGTCCGGCGCCGCCGTCGTGCTGATGCACATGAAGGGCACCCCGCGGACGATGCAGCGCGACCCGTCCTATGCCGACGTGGTCGCAGAGGTCTACGACGGGCTCGCCCGACGGGTGGAGCGGGCCGAGTCCTTCGGCATCGACCGCTCCCGGATCGCCGTCGACCCCGGCATCGGCTTCGGCAAGACCGCGGCCCACAACTGGGAACTGCTCCGGCACCTCGGCCGCTTCGCCGGGCTCGGCTGCGCGGTGCTGGTGGGCACCTCCCGCAAGCGGTTCCTCGGCGACCTGACCGGCCGATCCGCCTCCGAACGTGCGACGGCCTCGGTCGTGTCCTCCCTGCTGGCGATCGAGGCCGGGGCCGACGTCGTCCGGGTCCACGACGTCGCCCCGATGGCCGACGCCGTGAAGGTCTGGTCCGCCGTCCGGGCGTCCTCCTGAATCACCGAACCCCCCTCCGACGGAATTCGAACGATGCACGCGCAGGTTGCCCAGGATTCGTTGCTCGACCAGTGCCGCTCCCTCGCCGAGCGGGCCAGGCGCGCCTCCCGGTCCCTCGCCACGGCGAGCGGTGCCGCCAAGGACCGCTGGCTGCGGTGTTCGGCCGATGCCCTCCGCTCCCGGGTCGACGCCGTCCTCGACGCCAACGACCGGGACGTCGCCGCCGCCCCCGAGTTCGGCCTGACCGCCGCCGCCACCGACCGCCTGCGGCTGAACCCGGATCGCGTCAACCAGATCGCGACCGCCCTGGAGGAGGTCGCCGCCCTGCCCGATCCGGTCGGCGAGGTGATCGAGGGGTATCGGCGGCCGAACGGGCTGGAGGTGACCAAGCTCCGGGTCCCGCTCGGCGTCATCTTCATGATGTACGAGAGCCGCCCGAACGTGACGGCCGACGCCGCCGCCCTCTGTGTCAAGAGCGGCAACGCCGCCATCCTCCGGGGCGGCAAGGAGGCCCGGCACACGAACCTCGCCCTGCACGGGGTCCTCGCGGAGCATCTCGAACTCGCCGGCCTGCCCCGGGACGCCGTCCAGTACGTCGGCGTGCCCGACCGGGAGGCAGTAGGACAGCTGCTCGGCATGCCCGAGTTCATCGACCTGGCCATCCCCCGGGGGGGTGAAAGCCTGATCCGCCGGGTCGTGGCCGAGGCGAAGATGCCGGTGCTCAAGCACTACCAGGGGAACTGCCACGTCTACGTCGACGCCTCCGCCCAGCGGACGATGGCCGTCTCGATCGTCGTCAACGCCAAGGCTCAGCGACCCGGCGTCTGCAACGCCGCCGAGACCTTGCTCGTCCATCGCGCCATCGCCCCCCGCTTCCTGCCCGAGGCGGCCCAGGAATTGAAGGACGTGGGAGTCGAGCTGCGAGGCGACGAGGCCGCCCGTGCAATCGTCCCCTCCATGAAGCCCGCCGCCCCCGAGGACTGGGACACCGAGTACCTCGACAAGATCCTGGCCGTCGCCGTCGTCGACGACCTCGACGGCGCCGTCTCCCACATCGCCCGCCACGGCTCCGGCCACACCGAGGCGATCGTCACGTCCGACCTCGCCGCCGCCCGACGCTTCGTGGCCGAGGTCGACAGCTCCGCCGTCCTCGTCAACGCCAGCACCCGGTTCAACGATGGCGGCCAGCTCGGCCTCGGCGCCGAGATCGGCATCAGCACCGACAAGTTCCACGCCCGGGGCCCCTGCGGTCTCCGGGAGCTGACCACCACCAAGTGGGTCGTCTACGGCGACGGCCACGTCCGGGGGTGATCGAGTGCCGGATCAGGCCTGCTCGCCCGGCCGACCGATCCATCATGGTCGAGTTCCGTGACCTCCGATCGCCTGTCGGCCCCGACTCGACGAAGGCCGGGTGTCCGGTCGGATCGTGTAGGGAGGATAAGGGATGAGGTTGGCCCCCGCGACACCCAGGCTCTGGCATCTGATGGCGTTCGTCGCGGCCGTCGCCGGGGTGTTTGCGATCATTCGCCAGATTGGCCCGGGGCCAAGCATGTTCATCGGCATCGGCCTCTTCCCGGGGGTGCTGGCCTGGCTCGCGTCTCGACGTCGTCGCAAGGCGGCCGCCGTGGCCTTCGCCGCGTCGGTAGGGCTGGCCGCTGCCCCGATCATATTACTCTGCGCCTATTGGCTGAACATCGCCGGGGTCGCCCTCGCCGTCCTCTGGGCGATCCTCACCGTACCCCCGACGATCGGCTTCGGGATCGCCTGGGCGTCCGAGTTCCGTCAGGAGGGCGGACCGGGCTGGCGAGCCTCGGTGCCCCCGTGGACCCTGGTGCTTGCCTCGGCGGCCCTCCTGATCTCGATGATCCCGACCCTGTGGCCCCTCCGGCTCGCCTTCCTGGCGTCGAGGCCGTCCCTGGACCGCCTCGCCGATCGGGTCGCCGCCGGCGAGACGCTCGTCAGGCCGGCGCGAGCGGGCCTCTACCGGATCGTCGCGAGCAGGCTGGAACCACGGAGCGGCAGCGTTGCGCTCCTCACCGACGACCATCTGGCAGGGGGCTCGGGCTTCGTGAGGCTCAGCACACGCCTGCCGCAACATTCGCCGATGTCCAACCTGAATTTTAACGTGCACCTGGGACGACGCTGGCGCTATCAGGACGAAGATTGAGCCGGACCCCGGTGGGTTAGCCAGCGGGGTCGCCGGTGCGCGACGCCCATCGGGATCGGGGTCCCCGCCGGGGACCCGACGAGGATCGACTCGGGAGGCCGGGTCACCGGAGGCATCGCTCCAGGCCCCCTTCCAGCGTCGGGCGGTCGAGGGCCGGCAACCATTCCTCGAGCCGACTCGTGTCGAGCGAGACGTCCGACGGCCTCGGCTCGGGGCCGGGGGCGTCGTCCTGTCGATTTCCCCGGAGGAGGTTGACGGGCAACCCGGCGTGGGCGGCCAGGCGGCGGAGCATCTCGAACCGGGAGACGCGCTCGACGCCGCCGACGTGGAGGATCCCGATGATCTCGGGCGACTCGACCAGTCGGGCGAGCGCCTCGGCCGCGGTGGCGTAGTCGAGCGGGGTGCGGAACTCGTCCAGGAACAGGGAACGTGACTCTCTCCGGCGGAGGGCGTCGATGATGGCGTCGAGGAAGGTGGGACGGCCGCATCGCGAGGGGCCGTAGAGGAGGCTGAGCCGGGCGACGAGGTGGGACGGATGGCGGAGCACCCGGCGTTCCCCCTCCTGCTTCGACCGGCCGTAGCCCAGGATCGGCCGGGGCGAGTCGTCCTCGCGCCACCAGGCCCGAGAGCCGTCGAAGACGAGGTCGGTCGACGTGAAGACGAGGCGTCGGGCGTTGGAGGATGCCCAGTCGGCGATCGTCCCGCTCGCGTCGGCGTTGACCGTCGAGGCGAGGGCCGGGTCGGCGAGCACCCGGTCGACCCGGCTGATCGCGGCCAGGTGGAGGATGGCGTCGGGGTTGGTCCGGTCGAGGGCGGCGGCCAGGGCGTCCGGGTCGATCAGGTCGACGGGCTCGATCGGGGTCCGGCCCCGGGAGCCGCCCGTCGATCGGCTCCAGCCGATCACCTCGTGACCGGACCCGTCCAGCCGGTCGAGGACATACGACCCGAGTTGCCCGCTCGCGCCGGTCACGACGATCCGCATGAGGTCGGCCCCCCGTTCGGGTTGCGGTTCACAGCAGGGGGATCATGCGATAGAGTCCCCCTCGTGTCGACCCCGCCGCCGGTCGCTCGGCGAAGGCGGGGCCCGAGGGACCCGCGATGCCCGAGCGGCCAGGGAGGGCCGCCCATGGACGTCCGAGAGCTGCCGGTCGACGAGATCGTCCTCGACCCGGGACTGAACCTCCGGGACCGGCTCGACCCCGAGGCGATCGAGCGCTACGCCGAATCCTGCGAGGATCTGCCCCCCGTCACCGTCTTCGACGTCGACGGCCAGTGGCTCCTCGCCGACGGCTTCCACCGCCACGCCGCCTTCATCGCCCGGAACCGCCCGAAGATCCCGAGCAAGGTCGTCGAGGGCAGCTATGCCGAGGCCCTCCAGTTCGCCGCCGGGGCGAACATCACCCACGGCCTCCCCCTGCGGCGTCAGGAACGGCGTCGGGCGGTCGAGGTCCGGCTCCGGGTCGACCCCGATCGCTCCGACCGCCAGCTCGCCCGGGAACTCGGCGTCAGCCGCGACCTCGTGGCCAGGGTCCGGCACGACCTCGTCGGCGCCGGGCAGATCGGCCCCGGCGAGGGCCGGGTCGGCGCCGACGGCAAGTTCTACCCGAGTCCCGGCCTCGGGAAGGACCCCAACGAGGTCCTCCCCGGACGGGGAGACATGCCCCCCGAACCCCGGGAACGCCGACCCACCGACGAGGACGGCGACGACGACGGCCGGGGCCGCCCCAGTGGCGGCCGGGACGCGAATGGCCCCGGGGTCGCCGATGGCCCCCCCCCCGCCGACGGCTTCCCCCCCGGCTTCCCCGGCGCCGAGCTGCGAGACCTCGCACGGTCCGGCCCGGTGCCGGTGGCGACGCCGACCATCGACGAGATGCTGGAGCTGATGGCCCGGCAGGTGATGGAGCTGGTCTGCTGGATCGAGGGAGACGACTTCTCCCCGGCCTATGCCGTCGCCGGCGACCAGGCCCGGCAGCGATTCCGGGTGGCCGTCCGCACGCTGGCCGAGGCGGTGGAGACGCTCGACCAGGGCTGAACATGACTCGGGATCGGCAATCGTGAATCCGAATTCGTCCTTCCAGAGCGCCCCGCCCGGATCGCCCGACGCCGACCCGCGGGACCGCCTCGCGCGCTGG carries:
- a CDS encoding LPS assembly lipoprotein LptE — translated: MARPGRFALFAAIACLSAGTTGCGYSLRAPYDETIRTVYVPIFRSFSFREDINIRLQEEVVKEIERRTPYRVVDSIEQADTVLSGTVLFTTKYTTVVNPNNLPRQLFADLTVEASWEDVRPEAQLDRDEDYEPPKVQIYQSVPFFIEPGETTFLAYQEAIRRTAVDIVNMMEEPW
- the recO gene encoding DNA repair protein RecO; protein product: MAAIRTLALVIRSVDVFETSRVLTLFTRELGKVSALAKGARRLKSPFQSGLDLLSVCDIVLLHKASDALDLLTEAVLDERYEALHRDTAALYAGCYVAELLDALTDRHDPHPRLFDATRVTLRHLGDPVSRPSRVIRFELACLRELGLMPALDTCVHCGRVPSPDRGDRVAFGLATGGVLCPECRPGQPHVATLSGPTLRAIRALASPGDAWKATWGDPEGLAPVRATVGAVISHLIGRRPRLLPFV
- a CDS encoding SDR family oxidoreductase; the protein is MRIVVTGASGQLGSYVLDRLDGSGHEVIGWSRSTGGSRGRTPIEPVDLIDPDALAAALDRTNPDAILHLAAISRVDRVLADPALASTVNADASGTIADWASSNARRLVFTSTDLVFDGSRAWWREDDSPRPILGYGRSKQEGERRVLRHPSHLVARLSLLYGPSRCGRPTFLDAIIDALRRRESRSLFLDEFRTPLDYATAAEALARLVESPEIIGILHVGGVERVSRFEMLRRLAAHAGLPVNLLRGNRQDDAPGPEPRPSDVSLDTSRLEEWLPALDRPTLEGGLERCLR
- a CDS encoding tetratricopeptide repeat protein, translated to MSEPLNRSRALRALLGLLTMALASTGCQGGSSPGLRGALGSIPPFASKAPDEGESRTLLSRWIGEPRADGQVARTGGLVLRPDGWARKDDDAPGDDARAAEFEAAEQLYLQGDLDAAERAFARIARKERRSDGLTLFKDTMSSIPGLEDYDRRSSSWGMRALYYLGEIRFRKGNYVGAHDTFEELVKDYPGTPNLDDAVAREFEIAQIWLNQARPADDREPLPWHSRIKGGLPLIDSGGHAVAVLEHVRQNDPTGPLADDAVKLIADHYAASGDHETAAFYYDQLASDHPKSPMLHDALVSSVDSKINAYIGPEYDFSGLAEARETARRAMQLFPERRTSTEDGDDLYHTLDLIADQDAERDFKYGEYFRSAGYVISAEYYFGGIVQKWPKSPWAERAKAQLAELAEMPREESKPLKMMTQPGATDPFSQGISSGNSGSVGPGGGIGP
- a CDS encoding hemolysin family protein → MSALTLGAIGLATLAVAAWNILAVLVSRALLTYSRSQLEAVCEARGRPDLADEIEGDWERAERSTSVHATVSGLLLLALLGLAASKWPAGAGASGMIAAWVVVGLTLRVGAGVAGRVFAESLLERAWPAARLLIRSASPALLAGSALESAVKRRRRGPRRLDRPRPVSVEVEIRSLGAEHDAEHELTESTRERLERLVELDRRDVGELMVPRSAMIALPASSLAPEAARAIVGSGHSRIPLFGESRDDIVGVLYAKDLFTELVDGSPIDSIRPRRLARQPLRVPETKRASDLIDEMRRHRVHLAIVLDEYGGVAGLVTLEDLLEEIVGPIDDEYDIPTPEDPLVSISDSLFEVDAGMSLEDVNDRLDLDLPTDADYQTIGGFAFNALGRLPEPGVSFVDRGVEFTVVEVGDHSIRRVRIDLRPGASLEKSVG
- the folP gene encoding dihydropteroate synthase, whose amino-acid sequence is MGILNLTPDSFSDGGLDDGPEAAVARAESLVAEGADLLDLGGESSRPGADPVAVDEEIRRVLPVVEALAGRVGVPLSIDTTKVQVAERALRAGASVINDIRGMWGDDALARLVAESGAAVVLMHMKGTPRTMQRDPSYADVVAEVYDGLARRVERAESFGIDRSRIAVDPGIGFGKTAAHNWELLRHLGRFAGLGCAVLVGTSRKRFLGDLTGRSASERATASVVSSLLAIEAGADVVRVHDVAPMADAVKVWSAVRASS
- a CDS encoding glutamate-5-semialdehyde dehydrogenase, translating into MHAQVAQDSLLDQCRSLAERARRASRSLATASGAAKDRWLRCSADALRSRVDAVLDANDRDVAAAPEFGLTAAATDRLRLNPDRVNQIATALEEVAALPDPVGEVIEGYRRPNGLEVTKLRVPLGVIFMMYESRPNVTADAAALCVKSGNAAILRGGKEARHTNLALHGVLAEHLELAGLPRDAVQYVGVPDREAVGQLLGMPEFIDLAIPRGGESLIRRVVAEAKMPVLKHYQGNCHVYVDASAQRTMAVSIVVNAKAQRPGVCNAAETLLVHRAIAPRFLPEAAQELKDVGVELRGDEAARAIVPSMKPAAPEDWDTEYLDKILAVAVVDDLDGAVSHIARHGSGHTEAIVTSDLAAARRFVAEVDSSAVLVNASTRFNDGGQLGLGAEIGISTDKFHARGPCGLRELTTTKWVVYGDGHVRG
- a CDS encoding ParB/RepB/Spo0J family partition protein yields the protein MDVRELPVDEIVLDPGLNLRDRLDPEAIERYAESCEDLPPVTVFDVDGQWLLADGFHRHAAFIARNRPKIPSKVVEGSYAEALQFAAGANITHGLPLRRQERRRAVEVRLRVDPDRSDRQLARELGVSRDLVARVRHDLVGAGQIGPGEGRVGADGKFYPSPGLGKDPNEVLPGRGDMPPEPRERRPTDEDGDDDGRGRPSGGRDANGPGVADGPPPADGFPPGFPGAELRDLARSGPVPVATPTIDEMLELMARQVMELVCWIEGDDFSPAYAVAGDQARQRFRVAVRTLAEAVETLDQG